A single genomic interval of Camelus bactrianus isolate YW-2024 breed Bactrian camel chromosome 15, ASM4877302v1, whole genome shotgun sequence harbors:
- the C1D gene encoding nuclear nucleic acid-binding protein C1D has translation MAGEEMNEDYPVEIHEYLSTFENSIGAVDEMLKTMMSVSRNELLQKLDPLEQAKVDLVSAYTLNSMFWVYLATQGINPKEHPVKQELERIRVYMNRVKEITDKKKAGKLDRGAASRFVKNALWEPKPKNASKVANKGKSKN, from the exons ATGGCAGGCgaagaaatgaatgaagactATCCAGTAGAAATTCATGAGTATTTATCAACATTTGAGAATTCCATTGGTGCTGTGGATGAGATGCTAAAGACCATGATGTCTGTTTCTAGAAATGAGTTGTTGCAGAAG ttggACCCACTTGAACAGGCAAAAGTGGATTTAGTTTCTGCTTACACATTAAATTCAATGTTTTGGG TTTACTTGGCAACTCAGGGAATTAATCCTAAGGAACATCCAGTAAAGCAGGAATTG GAAAGAATCAGAGTGTACATGAACAGAGTCAAGGAaataacagacaagaaaaaggcTGGCAAGCTGGACAGAGGTGCAGCCTCAAGATTCGTTAAGAATGCTCTCTGGGAACCAAAACCTAAAAATGCATCCAAAGTTGCCAAtaagggaaaaagtaaaaattga